The following is a genomic window from Bacillus sp. V2I10.
GGGCCATTCTTGTTTGCTTTATGATGTTTTTGAAAGCACACACTAAAAAAAGGCCACCCCACACATGTGAGATGGCTAATCAATTATTGATAAATATGAACGGTCGGCTTTTCCTGTCCCGGCTTACGAACGATCAGCGCCTCTTGGCCGCTTGTTGAATTGATGTTTACTTCAACTGAAACGTAATCAGGGAAATAGTCGACCACTTTACCTGTGACAAACTGGGTAAAGGCAATGACTTCTGATTTTCCGTAGAATTGCATGGGTATATCAATCTTCAATTCTTGCATTTCTTCCCCTTTGTAAAACGCTTTGCCGATAACGCCTGTGTAGTTAGGGAAAAATTCGTCGATGTCCTGTTTGAATCGTTCAAAGAGATTGGCATCCTCACGATAGTCTTCCGTACCTTGAGGTGATGGGAAAAAGACGTATTCCTCATCAATGCTGTTCCATTTGCCGATTTGATTGCTGCCGCCGTCTACTACTGTGCTTGCGATAAAGCTTCCAGGTACAATGGATGACTTCGGTGCTTGCTTGTATAATGCAATGACAACTGGTACATTTTCTAGGCCTTTTTGGCTTCGGACGCGCTTAATGACTTCCTCAGCCATCTTTTTTCCCTCTGCTTCAAGCTTCTGCGGATCTATTACATATTCACGCTGCGGTTCACCAACCGCTTCACGGTAGTAATGAACCGAGTTTAAAGCAAGTCCAATGACAACTCCGCCAAGCTCGACTGTATTTTCGCCTTTACGGACTAAGTAATTGTGTTCAAGCATGTGTGCTAAGTAGATTGGGCTTTTTTCATTTTGCTGAATATAGTCGCCTTCAGTGCTTGCAATTGGGTTCAGACCCTCATTTTTAAAGGTTTCCTTATTCGCTTTTGCTTTATCTTGCGCTTCTTTCAATTTGTCCCCTTCAAGTTTGCGGCTAAGCCACTCCCGAACGGTCTTCTCATCAAGATACTGTCCCTCCTGATAAAGATGATTGTCAGGAGAAAATTCGTCCTGCGCAACTCTCATCAGTCCCGTTTCAAACTCATCGATGTCTAAGCGGGTATTGATGTTTTCAGCGACAAGTCCTCTTGCTTTTCCTTCTTTAAAAGGCAGGATCATTTTATAGTAGGAGTCTGAAATGTTGTATTTCGGAATAATCGCTTTTTCGGTTGATTCATCTTCTGTTTCCCGCACGATTTCCTCTTGATCACCAAAGCTGGGTGCGCAGGCTGAAAGGAATAAACAGCCTGCGAGCAGCATTACCATTACTTTTTTCAAGTCGGAATACACCTCTTATTTTTTTAATTCCTCAAGCAGTTTCTTCTCATTCCAAATTTCTATGTTTAACTCTTGAGCCTTTGAAAGCTTGCTTCCTGCATCTTCTCCGGCAACGACTAAATCTGTTTTTTTACTGACGCTTCCGGCTACTTTGCCGCCAAGCGCTTCGATTTGGTCTTTTGCTTCATTTCGGGAGAGCTCTTCTAGTTTTCCAGTCAAAACAACCGTTTTGCCTGCAAAGAAGGAATCTGATTCCTCTGCTCTAACAAGCTTCGGTCCTAAGTATGCCATATTGACTCCGTATGATTTCAGCTCAGAAATCAGCTCATTCATCTCATGCTGTTCAAAATACGTCACAACGGCATCCGCCATCTTATCGCCAATTTCATTAACCGCAATAATCTCATCTCTTGATGCTGTTTGCAATCGTTCCATTGTCTCAAAATGCTGAGCAAGCGTCTTGGCTGCCTTCGCTCCTATGAAACGGATGCCAAGTCCGAACAGCAATCTCTCAAGTGAGCTTTCTTTTGAGTTTTCGATTGCCTGAAGCAGGTTGTCCACTGATTTCTCGCCCATCCGCTCAAGCTCAAGCAGCTGCTCGCGGGTCAATTTGTAAAGATCGGCAACATCCTTAATCAGGTTTTCTTTGAAAAGCTGCGCAATGACACGCTCGCCAAGTCCATCAATGTTCATGGCATTTCTTGAAACAAAATGAATTAATCCCTCGCGAATCTGAGCCGGGCACTTCGGATTGATGCATCTGAGCGCAACCTCGCCTTCGATCCGGACAAGCTCGCTTTCACATTCAGGACAATGGGTCGGCATTTTGAACTCTTCCTCATCGCCTGTGCGGTGCTCGAGCAGCACATTGACAACCTCGGGAATAATGTCTCCAGCTTTTTTGATGACGACATAGTCTCCTAGACGAATGTCTTTTTCACGAATTAAATCTTCATTATGAAGCGAAGCGCGTTTCACCGTTGTACCAGCCACACGTACAGGCTCCAAAAGGGCAGTTGGAGTGATGACACCTGTGCGCCCGACTGTTAATTCGATGTCAAGCAGCTTCGTCATCACTTCTTCTGCAGGAAACTTGTAGGCAATTGCCCAGCGAGGACTTTTAGCTGTAAAGCCAAGCGCGTCCTGCTGTTCAATCGAATCAACTTTAATCACGATGCCGTCAATTTCATAAGGCAGATTTGCTCTTTTTTCCTGAAATGATT
Proteins encoded in this region:
- a CDS encoding CamS family sex pheromone protein → MKKVMVMLLAGCLFLSACAPSFGDQEEIVRETEDESTEKAIIPKYNISDSYYKMILPFKEGKARGLVAENINTRLDIDEFETGLMRVAQDEFSPDNHLYQEGQYLDEKTVREWLSRKLEGDKLKEAQDKAKANKETFKNEGLNPIASTEGDYIQQNEKSPIYLAHMLEHNYLVRKGENTVELGGVVIGLALNSVHYYREAVGEPQREYVIDPQKLEAEGKKMAEEVIKRVRSQKGLENVPVVIALYKQAPKSSIVPGSFIASTVVDGGSNQIGKWNSIDEEYVFFPSPQGTEDYREDANLFERFKQDIDEFFPNYTGVIGKAFYKGEEMQELKIDIPMQFYGKSEVIAFTQFVTGKVVDYFPDYVSVEVNINSTSGQEALIVRKPGQEKPTVHIYQ
- the ligA gene encoding NAD-dependent DNA ligase LigA, which translates into the protein MEMTAAKQRAETLHELLNKYNYEYHVLDKPTVADSEYDQLLHELIEIEESFPELKTPDSPTQRVGGNILEGFKKVQHKKPMLSLGNAFNEQDIRDFDRRVRQAVGDDVQYMVELKIDGLAVSLRYENGAFVQGATRGDGTTGEDITENLKTIRSIPLKLKKNLSIEVRGEAYMPKASFEKLNETRIQLEEEPFANPRNAAAGSLRQLDPKIAAKRNLNIFVYSIADLGEETGAATQSAGLDALEELGFKTNTERRRCESIDEVITLIESFQEKRANLPYEIDGIVIKVDSIEQQDALGFTAKSPRWAIAYKFPAEEVMTKLLDIELTVGRTGVITPTALLEPVRVAGTTVKRASLHNEDLIREKDIRLGDYVVIKKAGDIIPEVVNVLLEHRTGDEEEFKMPTHCPECESELVRIEGEVALRCINPKCPAQIREGLIHFVSRNAMNIDGLGERVIAQLFKENLIKDVADLYKLTREQLLELERMGEKSVDNLLQAIENSKESSLERLLFGLGIRFIGAKAAKTLAQHFETMERLQTASRDEIIAVNEIGDKMADAVVTYFEQHEMNELISELKSYGVNMAYLGPKLVRAEESDSFFAGKTVVLTGKLEELSRNEAKDQIEALGGKVAGSVSKKTDLVVAGEDAGSKLSKAQELNIEIWNEKKLLEELKK